The Musa acuminata AAA Group cultivar baxijiao chromosome BXJ2-2, Cavendish_Baxijiao_AAA, whole genome shotgun sequence genome has a segment encoding these proteins:
- the LOC135605666 gene encoding uncharacterized protein At1g08160-like: MVRERPLPSRRSRSGILPCIVFTGLGIIVLVSLVVLIFWLVVRPKALEYTVDDARVYGFNLTASHALNATFDLTLRSYNRNHRVSVYYDFMEVTVWYDDQMVAFTEVAPFYQRRRNVTTLDVIAAATSTPLLGSVEKSLKHDRSAGKVGLEVRVRARIRLKVGVVKTKHYTLRVYCAPVLVSFSATPTFDRVYCDVDI; this comes from the coding sequence ATGGTCCGCGAGCGCCCGTTGCCCAGCCGGCGTTCGCGCTCCGGCATCCTCCCGTGCATCGTTTTCACCGGCCTTGGCATCATCGTGCTCGTCAGCCTCGTCGTCCTCATCTTTTGGCTTGTCGTCCGCCCGAAGGCGCTCGAGTACACCGTCGACGACGCCCGCGTCTACGGCTTCAACCTCACGGCCAGCCACGCGCTCAACGCCACCTTCGACCTCACGCTCCGGTCCTACAACCGCAACCACCGGGTCTCAGTGTACTACGACTTCATGGAGGTCACGGTTTGGTACGACGACCAGATGGTGGCCTTCACGGAGGTTGCACCATTCTACCAGCGGCGGCGGAACGTGACGACGCTCGACGTGATCGCGGCGGCAACGTCGACGCCGCTGCTGGGATCGGTGGAGAAGAGCCTGAAGCACGACCGGTCGGCCGGGAAGGTGGGGTTGGAGGTGAGGGTAAGGGCGAGGATAAGGTTGAAGGTGGGGGTGGTAAAGACGAAGCACTACACGCTGAGGGTTTACTGCGCGCCTGTGCTCGTGAGCTTCTCCGCGACGCCCACGTTCGACAGGGTCTATTGTGACGTCGATATCTGA